From one Trifolium pratense cultivar HEN17-A07 linkage group LG1, ARS_RC_1.1, whole genome shotgun sequence genomic stretch:
- the LOC123882375 gene encoding putative receptor-like protein kinase At4g00960, translated as MALFLFLCFLFSIIVSQAKAGDPVYCDSSRGNYTTNSIYDNNLKTVLSSFYSHTEINYGFYNFSYGQDPDKAYAIGVCRGDVKPNDCRRNLNNSIGYLREQCPNQKEAIVWAGDNTLWYSSRSIFGIVETNPTQYLIYERDASNADEYPQALSNLMGYLLFIAASGDSRQKYAADSLTLNDPANFATIYAYVQCMPDLSQQECTTCLFHPISEIQKCCNGRMGGNIFKPSCRIRFEPYRFFNSTILLDSPSLPPSPSTNNTSLGNNKRRTVIATAVPIVAVVLVLILIWIYLRHRKPKTNYEANMGKYDDGGDEEMTIAESLQFNFDIIKVATSDFSHSNKLGQGGFGIVYRGKLPNGQMIAVKRLSTNSDQGDVEFKNEVILVAKLQHRNLVRLLGFCLEGKERLLVYEFVPNKSLDYFIFDPTRKTQLNWETRYTIIKGIARGILYLHEDSRLRIIHRDLKASNILLDDEMNPKISDFGLARLFVIGQTEGSTNRIVGTYGYMAPEYAMHGEFSVKSDVFSFGVLVLEIITGHKNSANICHGEDVEYLLTYAWRSWREGKAINIIDPSLSNFSQDEIMRCIHISLLCIQENVVDRPTMASVALMLNSYSLALSIPSKPAYFMGGGIGRLPDMQQQVDNVGATRLDESVNQISITDPYPR; from the exons atggCTCTGTTTCTCTTTCtctgttttttgttttctataatTGTATCCCAAGCCAAAGCAGGTGATCCTGTTTACTGTGATAGCAGTAGAGGAAACTACACAACCAATAGCATTTATGACAACAACCTTAAAACCGTTTTATCCAGTTTCTATTCCCATACAGAAATTAACTATGGATTCTACAATTTCTCATATGGCCAAGACCCCGACAAAGCATACGCCATTGGGGTGTGTCGTGGAGATGTTAAGCCAAATGATTGTCGTAGAAACCTAAACAATTCCATTGGCTATCTCAGAGAGCAGTGTCCAAACCAAAAAGAGGCAATTGTGTGGGCTGGTGATAATACTTTGTGGTACTCAAGTCGCTCAATTTTTGGGATCGTGGAAACTAATCCTACACAATATTTGATTTATGAAAGAGATGCAAGTAATGCGGATGAGTACCCTCAAGCACTGAGTAATTTGATGGGATATCTACTATTCATAGCTGCATCAGGAGACTCGCGCCAAAAGTACGCCGCAGATAGTTTGACTTTGAATGACCCTGCAAACTTTGCAACTATATACGCTTATGTGCAGTGTATGCCTGATTTGTCACAGCAAGAATGCACTACCTGTTTGTTTCATCCTATCTCAGAAATCCAAAAGTGTTGTAATGGGAGGATGGGAGGAAATATTTTTAAACCAAGTTGTCGTATAAGATTTGAACCTTATCGCTTCTTCAATTCCACGATTTTGTTAGATTCGCCGTCGCTACCACCTTCACCATCCACCAATAACACTTCTTTAG GAAACAACAAAAGACGAACTGTCATCGCCACTGCAGTGCCAATAGTTGCTGTGGTTTTGGTTCTCATTCTTATTTGGATATATTTAAGACATAGAAAGccaaaaacaaattatgaaG CTAACATGGGAAAATATGACGATGGAGGTGACGAGGAAATGACTATCGCTGAGTCATtgcaatttaattttgatatcaTAAAAGTTGCTACAAGTGATTTCTCCCATTCCAATAAACTTGGACAAGGTGGATTTGGAATTGTTTATCGG GGTAAACTGCCTAATGGACAAATGATTGCTGTCAAAAGGTTGTCAACAAATTCTGACCAAggtgacgtggaatttaaaaatgaagtaatTTTAGTAGCCAAGCTTCAACATCGAAATTTAGTTAGGCTACTTGGTTTTTGTCTAGAAGGAAAAGAAAGGCTACttgtttatgaatttgttcCAAATAAAAGTCTTGATTACTTCATATTTG atCCAACAAGAAAAACACAATTGAATTGGGAAACGCGCTACACGATCATAAAAGGTATTGCCCGTGGTATTCTTTATCTTCATGAGGATTCTCGCTTGCGAATTATACACCGTGATCTCAAAGCAAGCAATATTCTCTTAGACGATGAGATGAATCCTAAGATATCTGATTTTGGATTAGCAAGATTGTTTGTTATCGGTCAAACTGAAGGAAGTACAAATAGAATCGTTGGAACCTA TGGTTACATGGCACCTGAGTATGCGATGCATGGAGAATTTTCGGTAAAATCAGATGTCTTTAGTTTTGGAGTATTAGTTCTTGAGATTATAACCGGTCATAAAAATAGTGCAAACATTTGTCATGGAGAGGATGTGGAGTATCTATTGACCTAT GCATGGAGAAGCTGGAGAGAGGGGAAAGCTATAAATATTATAGATCCATCATTAAGCAACTTTTCACAAGATGAAATAATGAGATGCATCCATATTAGTTTACTCTGTATTCAAGAAAACGTAGTTGACAGACCAACCATGGCTTCTGTTGCACTCATGCTTAATAGTTATTCTCTCGCTCTCTCAATACCTTCGAAACCTGCGTATTTTATGGGAGGTGGAATTGGTAGACTACCAGACATGCAGCAACAAGTTGATAATGTAGGTGCAACAAGATTGGATGAATCGGTGAACCAAATCTCAATTACCGATCCATACCCACGATAG
- the LOC123882458 gene encoding uncharacterized protein LOC123882458 — protein MVDIDKEIIVRELPIPPVLMDHHRRIKFLWMGNCLSCILRKGVKYRTFQIYNLDFASGKWSFYHEMTPFDYLVACGHELNNSLHVVVRLWINNQIILRVVVKWDGKIAKSMHFSYNVKTRQLTEIEGIDVGHNHIEVWLHTNSLVLLPNSAT, from the coding sequence ATGGTGGATATTGACAAGGAGATTATTGTTCGAGAACTTCCAATTCCTCCTGTGCTTATGGATCATCATCGTCGTATCAAGTTTTTATGGATGGGAAATTGCCTTTCTTGCATTTTGCGTAAAGGTGTTAAGTATAGAACATTTCAAATCTACAACTTGGATTTTGCTTCAGGAAAATGGTCTTTTTATCATGAGATGACCCCTTTTGATTATCTGGTTGCTTGCGGTCATGAGCTTAATAATAGTCTTCATGTGGTAGTTCGTTTGTGGATCAACAATCAAATTATCCTTAGAGTAGTAGTTAAATGGGACGGAAAGATCGCAAAATCCATGCATTTTAGTTACAATGTCAAGACTAGACAACTGACAGAGATTGAGGGCATTGACGTGGGTCATAATCATATTGAGGTATGGCTTCACACAAATAGTCTAGTTTTATTGCCAAATAGTGCCACATAG